The Lolium rigidum isolate FL_2022 chromosome 1, APGP_CSIRO_Lrig_0.1, whole genome shotgun sequence region TTTATCTAAATTGTTTCATACCTTTTTATCACAAAAATTTGCACATAAAAAATATGCCCTACAATCTCCTACGAAAGCAAACAAACAAGCTCTTAGGGAATCTTCCAAGCTCTATGAGATAGAAAAATCTACATATGATGGATAGTGTTAATAGACAAGCCCTAAGTGTTTTGATTTCCAGGTGCCAAAATTCCAAAATCTTCATTAGCAACATTCAATCCCTTGGATGCATCTGCCTTTTACATAGGTAATTTCAATCTCTaagaaataaatgaagaaagaaataTCAAAGGTGTTAGTTGAATCCCCATAAGCATAACACCAAATAGGCGAAAGGCACAAGTTCTGGAGTAGGGCATGAACTAAAACTTAAATGATTTGTGACATTAAAGGAATTAGAAGAGGGATTTGTTGCCGCAAATaatttagagagagagagagagagagagagaattgtCCCCATCCACAACCATTTTTTGGTGCTAACATGAGGGAAAGGATAAAAACATATGATGTCATCTTTCCCCATTCTATTACTTGATTTGatggcttgttggcttggagtagGACCATGCCTCTACGCCTGAGGTCGTCCGAgaacggacgacatttgttgtgatGCCAATCCTACCGTAACTTGCTTGCCGATCGATGGGGATGCTGCTCGTCTTCACCGCGACCTCATAGGTCATAGCCATCATCTCCTCGTAGGTGGCTGCCTTGTCACCCTCCAGGAAGAATCGGGACCCTGACACCGTATAAGTTCATGTTGTCACTGCTTGTGTGGTGAGATAGAATAAAGCTAGGAGCAGGGCAGGAAGGGAAACTAGCGAACTGATATGAGATGTAAGAAATACGCATGCAGTGTTGATTTTCTAGTTTTTATGAATGAAAGTGCAAAAGGTATGACAAACGAAGGACTAAGTGGGAGAAAAAAATGATATAAACTATGTTCAAAGTCTGATAACATTCTGTTTTTGCAAAATACATATTATTGTTACATATATTAGCAATGTTTACATTGTGTATCAAATGATTCAAAGCGGAGATGTATTTGTTCAAGGGCATATACAATGGTTAATAAGATAGGTGACTCATGTCACCAAATCTCATTCAACTAATGCAACTCCTAGTCAACTAAGAATTAGTAAAACAGTAATAAGATAGCATTATTTGAAGCATTGCATGTTGTTTACAGAAAATAAAGACATGCTACATATTTAGTTATCGTATTACTTTTTTATCTCCAGAAATTAATGTTTCCATGCCAATAAAATTATATCATATAATTAAAGTAAAAATGAACGCTAAAGAAAATACATTTTATAAAATGGAAATAATTTAGCATGGGTGTGTGGGGTTTCCGTCACTGTCCGTTTTGCTCTGATATTCAAATTTCATAAAACGAAAATATCATAAAATGGAGAAAAATATCTTATCTTTCCATTGTTTTAATTAAGAGATGACGGTTTTTTTCGATTTATGCTCCGCAAATCATACTGCTTATTTTGACAATTGTCATAGCGCTAGTGTAACCGTCTTTTTTGTAAAAAAATGAAAGTATTTGTCTTCCAAGTTCCAACGCAAAAATGAATTACCCATAGAAGAAATTATGTGCTCGCCTGCTGGGTACGAATTTCGATTTTTCTATGGTGCTTTCCGTAAAAGCACAGAAAAGGGAGAGAAACAAGGAAACAGAGTAGCCCGCCCCGCCCGCATCCAGCCCAAGCCCAGTTTGGACGACACAGACACACATCAGACATGGCGACGCCCATGGAAGAGGACCTGCCGGAggcgggggcggcgccgccgccgtcggatgTCGCCGGTGGAGGCGCCGAAGACGGAGAGAAGCCCGCTGATAGGCCGCCCTCGGACGCCGACTCGGACTCGTCGGACTCTGACGACGGAGGtgacggcggcgacgagctccGCATCCAGGCCCTGGAGCGCGCCCTCCAGGAGCAGCCTCTGGACTACGACTCCCACGTCCAGGTACCCCGTCCGCCGCATCCCTCTCCAGTCTCGCTGACTGACGGCTATGGCTTCGAGCGGGTTTTGTGACGCCCACGGGTTGATGCGGCTCCATGGCGGTATCCCTGCACTCTAGGTTTTCGGTTCAGGGCGTGTGGCTGACCTCATCAGCTACTGTTTGATGTGTGTTCGCTCTAGGTTTCATTTCTGTTGTGCATATAATGCTCGAGCTAATTAGTGAATCCCGAGAAGCGGGATGCGTTAGCAGTGGTGTCTAAGCGCTAAGTTATCATTATCAGGGCGTGCTCCTATGCATCTGgacctttttttttgcgggggtatGCATCTGGACATTTGATGTAGTGATGTACTAGGTTTGGGCATTAGTATGGCGATTTCAGCACGGCTGAGCTCCTTTGCTAAGAGagaggattttttttttactggtttAGTAATTGTGATGCTTTGGCTGCCTTAGGTAAAGCGGATACTGACTAGTGTTGGCTGATAAGTGCTGCTGTATGGCTAGATTAATGTTGATGGGTTTTCTGTTTCATGTTGTTGGCAGTTCATACAACTCTTAAGAAAATCTGGGAATATCGAGAAGCTTCGTGCTGCAAGGGAGGAGATGAACAAGTACTTCCCTCTCACACCAAAGATGTGGCAGGAATGGGCGAAGGATGAGATTTCATTGAGCTCTGGGTTTGTGATTCTTTTCTCTCGAAGTGATCTCATGAAGTATTTATGTTATCGGCACTAATACCTCTCTACTGTCTCTGCTTGTACAGTCGTGGATCTTTCGATGATATTGAAAAGCTCTATGAATGTGGAGTGCAAGAGTATCTGGTATGTCGAACTCTTTTTTGTGGAATTGAGTTTGGAATTTTGAGGGGTGGAGTTCTAACTTATCTTGATGATTATGGTTTTGCAGAGTATTAAGTTATGGCGGGATTACCTTGATTATGTTGAGGAGCATGACCAGTCAGTGTCACAATGTACACAATCTGGTCTCTCAAAAATGAGGGATTTGTATGAGCGTGCAATCACTGCAGGGGGTTTACATGTGACTGAAGGCAGCAAACTCTGGGAAGCCTACAGGGAATATGAGATGGCTATTTTGACCATGAGTGATGGCAATGATGAGGAGAAGGCAAAGCAGGTTCAGCGCATACGGGTGCTCTTCCACCGCCAGCTATCTGTGCCTTTGGCTGACATTGAATCAACACTCGCTGAGTATAAGAGCTGGGAAGCTGAAGAAGGCAGTACAAAGGACCAAGATTCCCAGTTTGAAGATGTTCCCCCAAATGTTTTATCTGCTTACAAAAAGGCCAGCGAGATGTACAATGCTCGGAAGCAGTATGAGGATCAACTAAGTGACACAACCGAATCTGAAATTAACAAACTACAAGTGTTTCTGGTATGGAAAAGATTTTCTTTACCAAATATTTGTTTTCAGTAAACTCAATGTTGGCTTTTTTTGGGAATGAAACAGAAATACATCAAATTTGAGGAATCTTGTGGTGACCCTGCTCGTGTCCAAGTTTTGTATGAACGGGCTGTTTCGGAGCTTCCTGTTTCAAGTGATCTATGGATGGGATACACGAGTTACCTGGACAGAGCCCTGAAGGTACACACTGCGATGTGACAATATATCTAGATCTCTATATCTGAACTTCTAAATGTTAATAATTGCTTAATTTCTTATTTCTTTTGCAGGTACCTGCTATACTCAAAAGTGTTTACCACAGAGCTACGAGAAACTGCACATGGATTAGTGATCTATGGGTCCGTTACTTGCTGTCATTAGAGCGCATTCATGCATCTGAAGACGAACTGCGACATGTAAGTTCCTTGGGTCTTTATGTTGGAATGTAGTTGGTGTTTTTATAACTAAGAAGCTCAAAATCTTACtcgtatgcaaaggaaatggcatgATTTATTATCCAAAGTCTGGTCCCCGTGTTCAGTAGTTCAGTTTATTATATCATATAATTACTGTGTTTTGGCTTTATAATTTAGGAACTAATTGTGCATATGCAAATAATATAATGGCATAATTCAGTGTCCGAGTTTGGTGCCACTGTTCAGtagtttatttactgtattgtactATATTCACTGAGTTTTCTTACTTCTAATAGCATACATGTCTTAAAAATGATCAGAGGGGCTATATTTaagctttattacttttgatTTGAACTAACGTTTTCCAAAATTCATTCACCGCTCTTGGCAGTTAAGTATACCTTTCATGCGAGCACATGCTGCTCATATGAAGTAATTATTTCTATTAAGATGATTGTGTATTTAGGTAGAGAAATAGAGGTCTGCTACTACTTTATAGTGAGAACCCCATAATAAAGTGGAGGAAAGTTCATTTTAATATAGTGTTCGGTAGTATGTTAGGATATTTAATTACCTCCTAGATGTAATGTGCATGGATAGACGATAAGGCAGTATTATAGTAACAAATATGGGATGTTATTTTGTGTGAAGAAAGTTATTTAGATAGGAAAGAGACATGACTAGAGATGGAAATCTAATCTTTATCTGTATTCTTTGGATTGTTACTTAGGGGTCAATTGTGCCTATATAAGGAACATCATATTTATCAATTATCAGTCAAGCAATAAGAGACTAATAAATCGGTTATCTCCCTCATTTGCCCCCCTGACCTATGTCCTAGTCCCCACTCCCCAACCTGCCATCTTCATGGCAGTAGTTACCTAGTTTGTTTCCCAGTAACTAGATAATATCCTAAAGAAACAAGCACTTCCTGAGTACCGCATGCCATGACCCATGAAGTGCCTGATGTCTTCactgtacttttttttttgttccctTAGGGATATTATTGTTTGTCTTGTCTTTATtttcttcttctatatatatattaggAAATGACAACATATATGTACGTGTATCTTGTTTTCAGGTCTTTGAGCATGCCATTCAATGTTCTTTTCCAAGCATGAAGGAGGTAATTTATCTGTACTGTAACCTCTCTTTCTCACCCACGCACACCCGCAATCATGCTCGCATGTGGGCATCCACATCACATCTTGTTCCATATTGGAACACTGTTCTTGTCAGGATGGCAATTGTAATCTTATAGTAGAGCTTGACATTATCAGCTTAACATTATCTGCTTTTCCTGGATAAACTAACACATTCTTTTGAGAACTCCTGTCCAATAGCATTTAATTTTCTGTCAACTGATGTAGTAAAGTCTTATTTACCTTCCATTTGGATTATCATTTTTGCAGTATCTCGATATTTATCTTACTCGAGTTGATAGTTTAAGACGAAGGATGCCAGCTGGCTTGGATTTTGAAGTGATTAGGCAGACATTTGTGGTATGTTCTCTATGAGCTTGCTGTGCACACACATTTTAATTTTATGTTTACTTGGGTTTATTTGAAGGGAGAGTTAAATATGGGTATATTGTGTCAGGGTGCTGCTGAGTTCCTCTCACCGCAACTAGGAACCGAGGAGTTATTGCTCTTGCATGCATACTGGGCCAAATTAGAGTGTAATATTGGCAAAGATCTAGCTGCAGCTCGTGGAGTTTGGGAAAATACTATCAAGAAAAGGTTATATTACTATTATTTGTGCCGAGTTCATACAATTTTCTCATTTCTGGCACTTAGTTAAATCTGTTATTCTTCCAGTGGGTCTGTGTTGGAGGTTTGGCAGCACTACATTTCAATGGAGACAGAAATGGGACACATTCACGAGGCAAGATCACTTTACAAGCGTTGTTATAGCAAAAAGTTTGCTGGGTCTGGATCAGAGGTAAATTCTTGAGGAACAAGAGTGTCTCCTTCCTGCCTGATTGGTCTGTAAACCAACTGCCAGTGAAATTTCTTGTGCAATGTGCTGATTGATCTACTAGGCGTTACAATAATGGAATGCTATGAGATGTTATATATCCAAAAGCATATCAGGCATATCCATAGTGAGTAAGGATTAGAGCTGAATGGTAGCCTCCTATTTAATTTGGACTATTTCAAGTAGGTAAACTAATTATAATATGCAACAGTTGCAACCAAATTGCTAAGGTAACATGCGATGATATGAGATGAGATCTCTTCTGTTGTAAGATTATTATCCATCCTACAGGTTAACCATTCAGGTGGACTTGAACTGTACACCAAAGTTGAGCACCTAGACATGATTTCCAGATATAGTTTTGCTTGTTTAACCTAATTCTTACTGACTAGTAGTTGAATACTCAAATACTTTATTTCAGTAAAAACTTTATGTGTATTGCCAAAGCAAGCTTGACTCATACTGTTAATGAATTTGCATCGTCATTTATGTTTGATCTGAATACTGATGTCTGCAACTTACTAGGCTATATGTCATGCGTGGATAAGGTTTGAAAGGGAACATGGCACCTTGGATGATTATGACCTTGCCATAAAAAAGGTACGCCACTCAACAGTTTTTAGTTTTTGGCTGTATCATTTTCTATCGATTAAATTTAAACCACATCAGCTATGGAGGTGGTAGGTGTCTTGCTAGTTTCCTTATGTACTTGAGTATTGTCTTTTCTGAATGGGGAGGTACCAGGTTGGGCATTTAGCTGTGAGCCTCTCTATTAATTTGCCTTGCATCTGGTTTAATCTTAATAAATTTTGCATTGGAGCAGGGAGAGGATAAATGGATAATGCTGGTTGTAATATTTGACAAGTACAAcatctttattttttatttgttgCATTAAACTGGATCTTTTCTAGCGAATAAATATTTAATTGGCATGATGCATCATGCACCTTTCATATCCCTCCAAACACTATTTGATTATATGTATGTGAGTAAATTATACTTGAATTGGTTATGAATATGCTTATATGCATGAAGCACTTGTTCAATGCCTCTGTCCTGTACTGCAACACGCCAACACATAAGATCTACTATCCTTCTTGGTTATTCTCCATAATATGATAGTGCCACAAGTTTCTTAACGTTCCTG contains the following coding sequences:
- the LOC124691018 gene encoding squamous cell carcinoma antigen recognized by T-cells 3-like, with amino-acid sequence MATPMEEDLPEAGAAPPPSDVAGGGAEDGEKPADRPPSDADSDSSDSDDGGDGGDELRIQALERALQEQPLDYDSHVQFIQLLRKSGNIEKLRAAREEMNKYFPLTPKMWQEWAKDEISLSSGRGSFDDIEKLYECGVQEYLSIKLWRDYLDYVEEHDQSVSQCTQSGLSKMRDLYERAITAGGLHVTEGSKLWEAYREYEMAILTMSDGNDEEKAKQVQRIRVLFHRQLSVPLADIESTLAEYKSWEAEEGSTKDQDSQFEDVPPNVLSAYKKASEMYNARKQYEDQLSDTTESEINKLQVFLKYIKFEESCGDPARVQVLYERAVSELPVSSDLWMGYTSYLDRALKVPAILKSVYHRATRNCTWISDLWVRYLLSLERIHASEDELRHVFEHAIQCSFPSMKEYLDIYLTRVDSLRRRMPAGLDFEVIRQTFVGAAEFLSPQLGTEELLLLHAYWAKLECNIGKDLAAARGVWENTIKKSGSVLEVWQHYISMETEMGHIHEARSLYKRCYSKKFAGSGSEAICHAWIRFEREHGTLDDYDLAIKKVTPRLKELMMFKAQQEAKSDPSSAPKETSYANDSSQKRKASKMTSKVQPPAKKRKDVPPKKMAPSDVHGSKDQSTNSDLQEAGEVSRGKAEASMEMKAEGVNQGGNTSSNQPKPHVYRDKCTAYVSNIDFTATEVDIRHFFSDIGGVTDIRLLRDRFTKKSRGLAYVDFSDKEHLEAAIRKNKQKFLSKKVSVAYSDPSKSKKNREAGIASKGQDKLPSGGDHDEKAPADGSSEKEMPKGDTKMTGKSTLFAPRSVIKPLGWNKSDKPDVVAEELKSNDDFRNLLLKK